Genomic segment of Vitis riparia cultivar Riparia Gloire de Montpellier isolate 1030 chromosome 19, EGFV_Vit.rip_1.0, whole genome shotgun sequence:
AGTCTTATTACAATTCATAGTAACACAACCCTTTTTAGAAAAACTGAGCCACCAAAATTCAAGTGGGGCTATgcaatattttttcctttgtaaaaAACAGTTCTATAAATAACAAAACACAAATGGTCATTGATCACACAATTAACAGATAGAAATTTATtgtatcttaaaaaataatgaattatcaAGCAATAAGGCTTGTTTGGAAatgttttcacaaaaaaaaaaaagaatagtttATCTATAAAATCATAGTCAGTTTTATCTATAAAATCATAGTCATTAActcaattttaaacttaaatttaaaatcataattggtAACTgcacttttaattatttttagaaaaaaaaatattaaaattatagttaTCGACAATTTTGTAACTTGGATTGCATGTGGACTGGTTTGAGAATTATGAGGAGTTaatttatggaatttttttaaaataaattatttttattaaaaactcaattaATTTGGGGTATTAAGACTAAAAGAGGGTGCAGTCTCCCACAAACAGGCTGGATATGAAAAAGAGGTCAAGactcatgaaaaataataatatctcTCACCTATTATCACACAATTTTTGTCATTCattatctttcttctttttatggTTCATTAACTAATTTCTAACCATCAATTCATTTCTTATGATGTTCATCATGTTTGGATGACATGTAACTATTTATGATATAGTAAACTTTCActcatattaaaattaaagttaaaagtaattaaaaaatcaattgatataatgaataataaattaaagttaaaagaaaataattgaaatattggaggaaattaaaaataaaaattttaaaaattttgaattttaaatttatccatATGGAAATTGAGGGAGAAAGATAatttgtataatataatttttattagcaaactcattaaaaattatgatgatagttttatatttttaatatttagttcaatttggatataaaataattaaaattaaattatttattttaaaattttgtgtttgataagaatgtaataaaaatatatttattctaaTAATGAAGATCACAATAGTCCAAGTTGTTATGCACCACCAAAAGAattctaaaaaggaaaaattcacCAACGGGAAAATCgtaattttggaatttggatAGGTGTATACTagtctctttctttcctttccctgGTATGGAAGGTATAGGTCTATATATACTTGGAAGAACCAGTCAAATTCGGCAAAAtccatattataattttctttgatttcttagAGAAACTGAGTTCCCCCAATGGCCGGCAtacagaggaagaagaagagggcaaGACGAAGACGTACAGGAGACGAGGTAAAGggatttaatttcaattattagaGTGTAATGTAGATGATtaactcttattattattatttttctgacGTCCATTCTCAATTCTGGCTACGTAGTACATATCCGATGACGGTGATTATGGGGAGGACCTGCTTAGCGAGTTGCCGGATGAAATTCTTATTTCAATACTATCTCGCCTAACCCTAAGGGAAGCTGCGGCTACCAGTGTTCTCTCACAGCGATGGAGGTACTTGTGGACATATACTTCACGTCTCAACTTCGATTCAGTAGTTAACAAAATTGTCAGACGGTCGCATTCCTTCGCCCTTTCGACTGCTGCagggcggcggcggcggcggcggcgcAAATATATTAAATGGGTTCACAAGGTCTTGGCAAAGTATAGAGGCGGCCGAAACTTAGATGAATTCAGGGTTTGTTTTGATTTGTCTAAGAGATCTCGTTCTGATATCGACAAATGGTTTGAGTTTGCAATGTCAAAGAATGTCAAAAACCTTGAGTTCGACTTCTTAAGGTGTTCTTCTCGGAATCAGGATCGGGATCGCTGGTTCGTCATGTTAAGTTATTTTCAGAATTTCTATAAATTCCCGCATCGAATTTTGGGAGTGAGGGAAGCACGGGATCCTAATTGTATGTTTGTTGGCTTTAAGTCCCTTAAAACTTTGTCATTGAAGTCCATAAATGTGAGCAGCGAAGCTGTTGAGTATTTCTTATCAAACTGCCCTCTTCTCGAACGGCTATCTGTGCATGGCAGCGAAAGTTTGGTTAATTTAAGGGTTGCTGGCCCATCCATCATGCTGAGGCACTTGGAGATAGTCAAGTGTTCCTCTATCCAAACCATTGAGATATGTGACACAAACCTCGTTTCCTTTACCTATTGGGGAGAAAGGGGGGGAGATCTGCTGCCAAACAATATGCATATTAAGAATTCACCTCTCCTCGTTGAGGTATTGGCTGGTGTTAGAAGATTAGGGTCTGCAAAGAATATGCTTTTGAGGCTTTCATCTT
This window contains:
- the LOC117909642 gene encoding F-box/LRR-repeat protein At5g38396-like, encoding MAGIQRKKKRARRRRTGDEYISDDGDYGEDLLSELPDEILISILSRLTLREAAATSVLSQRWRYLWTYTSRLNFDSVVNKIVRRSHSFALSTAAGRRRRRRRKYIKWVHKVLAKYRGGRNLDEFRVCFDLSKRSRSDIDKWFEFAMSKNVKNLEFDFLRCSSRNQDRDRWFVMLSYFQNFYKFPHRILGVREARDPNCMFVGFKSLKTLSLKSINVSSEAVEYFLSNCPLLERLSVHGSESLVNLRVAGPSIMLRHLEIVKCSSIQTIEICDTNLVSFTYWGERGGDLLPNNMHIKNSPLLVEVLAGVRRLGSAKNMLLRLSSCVHQLQILQLTVDHFHPERSRAYLLPKLRNLKQLKLTVFVGCPDNCLLGFVAMLKKCPHLESFVLQLKWRTQIIPVAKRYAKALIQYSHQHLKLVKIVGFNDCSSACELVMQIIENAIALEKIIIDTSQGHRRRGPWLKRQLAARTRAEQLKSHVPPSLEYIVL